The following nucleotide sequence is from Chryseobacterium sp. CY350.
TGTCTAGAATCCGCTGAAGTATTTTCATATATTGTCCAATAAGGATTATCGGAATAAAGAGGCGTTGCATCATCAAAGGCAGTTCTATTCCACGTTCGTTGCGAACCATCAGCTAATTTATAGTCTTTCAGCTTTTCAAAGTCAAGATTTCTCTGACCAAAATGATAAAATTTCTGTGCCACGGAGTTATCGCCATACCCAACTTCTGGTCTATTGAAGCCCTCTGTGTGAACATAATTAAAAATAGCATCAGCCTTCAACTTTTCAGAAAGCTTAGAATTCATATTTAAACTAAAATTATCTTTTTTAATCTTAGACGTTGGAACAATACCGGAAATATTGGTATTGGTATACGACATTCTTACATTCGTATCGCCAAATGATTTGGCAACTGACACATTATTTGTATAAGTTACTCCTGTATTAAAGAAAGAATCTACATCATTTTTAGGTGCAACAAATGGTACTGGCTTGAGATAATCATTTGAAAATTCAGGATCAAAAGCATACCAAGGAAGATACATGAGGTTGGCATCATATTTAGGACCCCATGACGCATCCGTCTCATATTCCTGAATATTATATGTCTCTCCATTAATAGTTGCTGTGGGTAATTTATCAGAATATCCACCACCATACTGATTCTGTAATTTTGGACGAATGTAAATGCTTTCGAATGCTAGACCAGAGTTTAGTTGAATATCTGTTCTGCCTTTTTTTGCAGACTTTGTGGTATAAATAATTGCTCCGTTTCCAGCTCTGGAACCATATAGTGCCGCAGCTGGGCCTCCTTTCAATACTGTTACAGTTTCAATATCGTCCGGATTTATGTCAAAAGATGCGTCACCATAATCTCTACCTCCCGCACCTCTCTGGGTGTCTGTGCTGTTCACATTAGAATTGTCTAATGGCACACCGTCGACAACTATTAATGGCCTATTTTCACCTGAAATAGAGCTAATTCCTCTCATGGTAATTCTGGTAGACCCTCCCATTGTACTTGGTGCAGTAACCTGTACACCTGCAACATTTCCGGACAATGCACTTACGGCATTTGTTTGTCCAGCATCAGATATAATATCTCCTTTAATCTCTTGGGCCGCATAACCTAACGCTTTCTTTTCTCTTTTGATCCCTAAAGCAGTTACCACAACTTCTTGAATCTCTTGCGTTCTAACGGTATCATTCTTCGTGTCTTGTGCATTAACAACGACAAGAGAAGAAGATAGTACTATAATTAGCACACCTGCTGTCAATTTCTTCATATTTATACATTAATTTTGTGTTAACAAAGTTGTGAAACTTTTTCTTAAAAAACTGTTAAAAAGATAAAAAATTGTTATTCATTTCATAGTATCAATATTTTTTCTACTTTTGAAGATTATAAATTGTTAATTTTTATGGAATTACTAAAAAAATGGTCAAATTTTTATATAGAAGCTGGTTGCGACGAAGTTGGAAGAGGATGCTTGAGCGGGCCTGTTGTTGCGGCGGCGGTTATTCTTGATGAAAGTTTCGAGCAAAGATTAGTAAATGATTCTAAAAAACTGAACTTTAAGACGAGAACAGCACTCGATTTATATATTAAAGAGAATGTCAAAAGTTATGCAATTGCCGAACTCCCTTCAGAGTTTATTGATGAACATAATATATTGAATGCCAGTATTCATGCGATGCATCAGGCACTAGATAATTTAACGGTACGCCCGGAGTTGATTCTTGTTGATGGAAACAGATTTCACCCTTATAATTTTATTCCTCATCAATGTATTATTAAAGGAGATTCAAAAATTTTGTCGATTGCCGCAGCTTCTATTTTAGCTAAAAATTATCGAGATCAGTTAATGATTCAGTTGCATGAGGAACATCCCGAGTACGGATGGAATACTAATTACGGATATGCAACAAAAAAGCATCAGGAAGCCCTGATAAAGCATGGTTCAACAAAATATCACAGGCAATCTTTCAGGTTGAAATATGATTAACTAGAATGAAATATGAATTATTATATTAAAAGCTTTAACATTTTAAATTTAAAATGATTCTAAATAAAAAAGAGAAGCAATATTTACTTCTCTTTTTTGTTATATATTATTTATTTCTTTTTACCTCTCGTCTGCTCCTGCGTTTTCTGCTGTTCCTGAGCCTTTTCCATCATTTCTCTCATTCTCTTCTGGAACTTTCCTTCTGCTTTTGGTTTTTCTTTATTAGCCTGAATTTGCGCATGAATTTTCTTTTCATCCAAGATCACATATTTTATGACTAGAATAATCAAAATGTTAATCGCATTCGACACAAAATAATACCAAGATAAACCTGATGCTGAAGTATTCAGGAAGAATAAGAATGTAATCGGGAAAATATACATCAATACTTTCATATTTGGCATACCTTCCTGTTGTGGCTGCTGCACATTTCCTGAAGTCATTACTGTATAAATTAAGATCACAATTGTACACGCAATCGCAAACACACTTAAATGATCTCCCAAGAAAGGTATTTTAAATGGTAATTTAATCAAGTCATCATAAGCCGTCAAATCTTTTGCAAACCAGAATCCTTGCCCTCTCAAATCAATAAAGTTCGGGAAGAATCTAAACAATGCATAGAAAATAGGAATCTGTACCAAAGCCGGTAAACAACCCGCCATCTGATTTACACCTGCTTTCCGATAGATTTCCATTGTTGCCTGTTGCTTCTTCATAGGATCTGCATCCTTGAATTTCGCAGTAGCCTCGTCAATTTCCGGACGAATTACTTTCATCATCGCACTCAATTTATGCTGTTTGTACATAATTGGCGATAAGATCAATTTAACAATGATTGTCATTAAGAAAATAACCCAACCTGCGGTGATTCCCCAAGATGCAATCAGGTTATACATCGGCATGAAGAAATAACGGTTCATTCCTCCGATGAATGACCAGCCTAACGGTAAAATTTCGTCAAAATTCTTATCGTAAGATTTTAATAATGGTAAATCTAATGGCATGAAATACCAGGTAAAATCCTGATTCAGTTCATTACCTGTCATTTGAACAAAACCTTCGTAATTCAGTTTTTTCAGATATTCTCCTTCTTCAAAAGCTTCCTGATTTCCTTTGCTTTGAGTAAAACCATTTTTAGATTCAATTACAGAAGCGAAAAACTGCTGTTTTACACCAATCCAGTTAAGCGTTTCTTTTTCCTCTTCCATTGTTGTTCTCCCGTCATATTCATAATCTTCATAATTATTAAACGCATAAGAGAATTCTGAGTGAGACTGTTCCTGTGCTCTACCTTTTTCAAGGTTTCTAACCTGATAATCCCAGATAAAATCTGCTTTGTTATCTGAAGTCACTTTAGCAAGACCTTGAGTTCTCACTTTGTAATCTAATCTGTATTTATCTAACAATGTATAAACAAACTGAATGACTGCTCCATTATAATTGGCAGTCATAGTCACCACATTTCCTGCAACAACCGGCGAGAAAACCAAATCTTTAGTATTGATTGTTTTGCCCGTTTTATCTTTAAACTGAAAACCGTAGTTTGAGTTATTTTTAGTGATCAGATTAAGCGGAAGATCTGCAGTGTCGGTTTTACGGTCATAAGCTTTATATTCTACGAGCTCTACTTTAGAAACCTGCCCCCCTAAGCTTGAAAACTCAAGTTTCAATTGTTTGTTGGCCAAATTTGCAGTCTGAATTGAATTTGGAGTTACATTGGGATTGATATTGGCTGCCGGAGTTGGTTTTACAGGATTTTTTGCCTGCTCGGTTTTCTGCTGTTGTGCTTTTACGGCGTCTTCTTCCTGCTGTTTATTCTGGAAATAAAACATAAATCCGAAGAGTACCAAACATAAAACTGCAAAACTAATAATCTGGCTTTTATCGAGTCCGTTGTTCTGTTGCATTTTATTTTAATTAAAATTTTTAAATTTAAACATAGCAATGCCATGCTTTTTGAGTCGACAAAAATACTGTTTTTTTATCAAAACTCTATACTATAATATGTTACTATATAATAAACTCAGACTGACAAAAATCAACCTGAGTTTAGATATTATATATGACGTCTGTAATTTTATAATTACTTTATCTGTTTCTCACATGCCTTAATAAAAGCTCTGAACAAAGGATGCGGTGTTGCAACCGTACTTTTGTATTCCGGGTGATATTGTACACCAACGTAGAATGGGTGATCCGGCATTTCTAATGCTTCTACCAAACCTGTTTCCGGGTTTGTACCAGTTGCTAAGAAACCGTTTTTCTCAAATTCCTGAATATATTCACTATTAAATTCATATCTGTGACGGTGTCTTTCAGAAATATTTTTGCTTCCGTAGATTTCATAAAGTTTTGAACCGTTTTTCACAGCACATTTCCACGCTCCAAGACGCATTGTACCTCCTTTATCTACTACATTTTTCTGTTCTTCCATTAATGAAATTACAGGATGTTCTGTTGACGTATCAAATTCCATTGAATTAGATTTGGTATAACCTAAAACATTTCTCGCAAATTCTATAGTCATGATCTGCATTCCCAAGCAAATTCCCAACATCGGAACTTTGTTTTCTCTTGCATACTGAGCCGTAAGAATTTTCCCCTCAATACCTCTGTCGCCAAAACCTGGTGCTACCAAGATCCCACAAACTCCCGCTAAGCTTTCTTCAATATTTTCTTTGGTTAAATCACCACTATAAACCCATCTGATTTTTACTTCTGTCTCAATATCTGCACCTGCATGCTTGAAAGCTTCAGCAATTGAAATATAAGAATCCTGAAGAGAAATATATTTTCCAACCAAAGCGATCTCTACTGTTCTTTTCGGATTTTGGAATTTTTTAAGAAAGGTTTTCCAGTCTTTAAGGTCTGCTTCTTTGTCGCTTTTCAGATCTAATTCTTTAAGAACAACGTCGTCAAAATTCTGCTTTTGCAGATACATCGGAACCTCATAGATTGTTTCCAAATCTTTACATTCGATCACATTGTCTAAAGAAACGTTACAGAACTGAGCCAATTTTGCTCTCTGATCTTTTGGAATTTTATGTTCTGTACGGCAAACCAAAACATCTGCCATAATTCCGCTTTCCATCAACTGACGTACAGAATGCTGAGAAGGTTTTGTTTTTAATTCTCCACTTGAAGCCAAATATGGTAATAAAGTAAGGTGAATCACCATAGAATTTTTCTCACCTAATTCCCATTTCAACTGACGAACGGTTTCAATGTAAGGTAAGGATTCAATATCTCCCACAGTTCCACCGATCTCAGTAATGATGATATCGTAGTTCTGTTTAGAAAGAATTTTAATTCTTCGTTTGATTTCGTTGGTAATATGAGGGATCACCTGAACTGTTTTCCCAAGAAAGTCTCCTTTTCTTTCTTTTTCGATTACAGTCTGGTAGATTTTTCCTGTGGTAACGTTGTTATTTTGAGAAGTCGGAGAGTCTAGATAACGCTCGTAATGTCCTAAATCCAGATCCGTTTCAGCACCATCTTCGGTCACGTAACATTCTCCATGTTCATAAGGATTCAGCGTTCCCGGGTCGATATTGATGTAAGGATCAAGTTTTTGAATCGTTACATTAAATCCGCGTGATTTTAGCAATAGTCCCAGAGAAGCAGAAACGATTCCCTTTCCCAAAGATGAAGTTACACCTCCTGTCACAAAGATGTACTTTGTATTCTTTTTACTCATTAGATTAGGTTTGTGCAAAGTTAGGGGAAAAACAAAAGCAAAGCAATTATGTTATGCTTTTAAATTGCAATAATTGATATGAAATGAAAAATTATCTTGTCAAAAGTCGGTGACTGAAGTTCCCGAAGTCACCACAGTATATAATAAAAAGGTTTCCCAAATTGAGAAACCTTTACTAAACCAAATTATATATATGAAAATTATTATTTCACTAATTCAAAAAACAATACAATCTCAACATCTTTAGCAACACCTGCTCCTGTAGGATCATATTTAATATTGTAATCTAAACGGTTAACTGTAAATTTTGCCTGCAAACCTGCAACATCTTTTCCCTGTTGGTTTTTTGTAACCCCACCGAAGGTTACCGGAATACTTACTTCTTTTGTAACATCTTTTACAGTCAGTTTACCTTTTAAAATATAAGCATTGTTTTTTCCTATAACTAAAGAAGTGCTTTCAAACTTCATTGTCGGGAATTTTTCAGCATCAAAGAAATCTGCACTTTTCAAATGCTTATCTCTTGGCTCAACTCCTGTATTGATAGATTCAGTTTGTACTGAAAAGTTAAATTTTGCATTATCTAAAGTCGCTCCCGGAGTAGAAACTTTTCCGTCAAATTTATCAAATCTACCTTGCACAAAACTGATTCCCATGTGCTTGATATTGAAATTTACAGATGAATGCATAGGATCTACAGTCCAAGTAGATTGTGCAAAACTGATCATGCTTACAAAAGCAAAAACAAAACTTAGTATTAATTTTTTCATTTTCTTAAAAATTTATACTGCAAATCTACAGATAGTTTCATTTCGAAACATTGACCTATGATAAGATGTGAAAATTAACATATTATTTTTTTAATTTTACAGCATGGCAAAACTGAGAACAGCATATTTCTGTCAAAACTGCGGATCGCAGTATTCACAATGGATGGGACAGTGTAAAAACTGTGGCGAATGGAATACTTTGGTAGAAGAAATTGTAGAAAAAACTCCGAAAAAAAGTTTATCTCCTTCAAAAACCAAACAAAGCGTCATCAACATCATTGAAGTTGAAGCAATTGAAGAACCTCGTATCAAAACTCCTTCCGATGAACTCAACCGTGTTTTGGGAGGCGGAATTGTGTTAGGTTCGGTCACATTGATCGGTGGAGAACCGGGAATCGGGAAATCTACTCTACTTCTTCAGCTTGCATTAAAGATGAAGAAAAAAGTTTTCTATGTTTCCGGTGAAGAAAGTGCTTCTCAGATCAAAATGAGAGCCGACCGATTGGCTGATGTGAAAAACCCAAACTGTTTTCTGTACACCGAAACTTCATTAGAAAAAATTCTTCACGAAGCTAAAAAATTGGAGCCGGATTTTGTCATTATTGATTCTATTCAAACTCTGCAGTCACAGCTTATCGAAAGTTCACCGGGAACGGTTTCGCAAATCCGTGAATGTTCTAATGAAATCATTAAATATGCTAAAGAATATAATGTTCCTGTCTTCCTAGTCGGTCACATTACAAAAGACGGACAAATTGCCGGTCCGAAAGTTTTGGAACATATGGTCGATGTAGTTTTGAATTTTGACGGAGACAGAAATCACCTTTTCAGATTATTGAGAGCCAATAAAAACCGTTTCGGATCAACCGCGGAAATCGGAATTTACGAAATGGTATCGCAAGGTTTAAAGGAAATAAAAAACCCTTCAGAAATTTTAATCACTAAAAAATTCGAAGAACTTTCCGGAAATTCTGTCGCAGTAACTTTAGAAGGAAACCGACCAATGCTTCTGGAAATTCAGGCTTTGGTAAGTACCGCAGTTTACGGAACTCCACAAAGAAGCTCTACTGGTTTCGATTCTAAAAGACTAAACATGCTTTTGGCGGTTCTTGAAAAAAGAGCAGGTTTTCAACTCGGCGCAAAAGATGTTTTCTTAAATATTACCGGAGGAATAAAAACCGATGATCCTGCTTTGGATTTGGCGGTTGTCGCATCTATTCTTTCATCAAATGAAGATATTGCGATTTCAGAACATTATTGCTTTGCAGGAGAAATCGGTTTAAGCGGAGAAATTCGGCCGATTGCACAAGCAGAACAAAGAATAACTGAAGCTGAAAAATTAGGCTATGAAAAAATTTTTATTTCAAATTTAAATAAACTTCCGAAGAAAAAATTCGGAATCAAGATTGAAGAAGTAAGTAAGGTTGAAGATTTTCATGAACGGCTGTTTTAACTCTATATAATATTAAATCTTTAAGGTTTTTTGTATACATTTGTGTTTTTATTACTATATAACCACTATTGATTATGAAAACCCAATTAACTTGTCTTTTCCTGTTCTTTGTGACTTTTTTGATGGCACAGACTAAGATTTTTCAGAATCCGATCAATAATAACAGTCTCAGTACAATACAAAAAATTAGTAGTAGCCTTGCTTCAAATTATATTCTGACAAAATATTATTCGCAATCTTCTTTTGATTTAAAATCTGATATAGAAGTTGTATTGCCCGATAATAGAGTAATAAAAGCAAAATTTTCAAAAGAATTTTCGTACAGTAACAAAAGTGAATCTTCTACATACATAATCGAACATGAACCAAAATCTGAACTGGTTTTTTCTAAGTTCGATAATATCATCACCGGAATGTACGCTTCAGGAGAAGGTGAGAAAATCATTTTTCATCAAACAGACAATGGTGTTTTTGCAGTTTCTGTTGTGAATGAAGCTCATCTTATCAATCAGGATTCTAAAAATGATTTTATTTTAAACGAATCTTCGATCAGTCAGAAAGTAAATGCTAATATATGCTTAGACAACACGCCTGTATGTGCAGCGACCACCATTGATGTTTTGGTGGTTTATACCTCGGCAGCGAGACTTTCGTGGGGAGGTATAGCCCAAAGCAACTCAATGATCGCAACAGCTATTACCAATTTTAATACAGCGCTACTCAATTCAGGCGTATCAAATGTTACTATCAATTTAGTTTACGCAGGCGAAATTTTATACACAGAAACAGGAAATATCAATACAGATCTTGCAAGTTTTAGAAATAGTAATGATGGTATAATGGATGATGTACACACATTAAGATCAACTTATGGCGCAGATCTTTGCGCACTTGTAACCTCAACGCCTACAAACACTTGCGGACTTGGGTATTTGAATTCTAATCCTACTAATTATTCGGCAAACTCTGCTTTTACAGTTTCCATTTACAGTTGCGTAGTATCCAACTATACTCTTGCTCACGAGATGGGTCATAATATGGGACTTAATCACGATTGGTTTGTAAGCCAGTCAACAGCTCCTTGCAGCAACCATCATGGTTACAGCAACCAGACTGCGGTTACTTTAGGCACTTCAAGCACCAATTCTCAACGCTGGAGAACCATTATGGCATACAATGACGAATGCGCTGCAGCAGGAATTGGATGTTCAAGAATCAACAGATGGGCAAATCCCAATGTAAATTACAATTCTGAACCTACAGGAATTGCCATTGGAAACCCCAATCCTTCCAATGAAGCTTTTGGTTTTTCACGATTTGCGTGCGTCGTTTCACAATTTACACCTTCTTCTCTTTTATCAACTACGGAAAGTTTTTACAAAGAAGTGAATGATTTTACAATTTTTCCAAATCCTGCAAAAGACGAGATCAATATTTGGATTAAAAATGATGAAAAATACACCTTTAAGGTCATCAATCCTTTAGGCCAGATCGTTCTTACCTCTGATAAAAAAACTATTAATCTCCGCGGATTATCTTCCGGACAATATTTTCTAAACATATATTCTGATAAAAATTCTTTGATCGGCAGTAAAAAATTTATAATTAAATAGTTTTCAATTGATAAAAATTAAATCCTCCGAATCGTTTAAAAATTATTCGGAGGATATAATTTTATACCTTAACTTGCAGTATGAACTTTCTTGCGCATTCTTTTCTCACCTTCAATGACGGACAAATTGTCGGGCAATTTCTGGAAGATTTCATTCGAAACAAAGACCGATATTCTTTTCCTAAAGACATTCAGGACGGTATTACTTTACACAGAGCGGTTGATACTTTTACAGATTCTCATCCCGCAATTCATGAGGCAAAAAAAGTTTTTAGTCCGCTTGTAAGGTTATATGCCGGAGCCTTTGTAGATGTTTCTTTGGATTATTTTGTCGCCAACGATTTGCAGCTAAATTCATTAAAAGAGTGGAAAGAACATTCGTTGAAAGTATATCGGGTGCTTCATGAAAACTACCAATATCTTCCCGCTAATTTCAGAAACATGCTTACAAGAATGGAACAGGACAACTGGCTGTACAATTACCGTCACGATCAGAATATTAAATTTAGCATGACAAATGTTTTAAATAAGGCCAAATATCTTGAAAAAGACATTCCCGTATTTGAGGCTTTTTTGGATAATAAAGATATTTTGCAGAAATGCTATGACGATTTTTTTCCAGATCTCTTGGCACACGCTAAAGCTGAAAATGCTCTTTTGCAACTTCAAAAATAGTATCAGACTAAAATTGCTGAAATAGATATCTGTTAGGATAAAACAGTTTTTCGGTTTTACGATTACCATCGACGATGATATGCACAATGTTGATTTGATCATCAAATAAATTATAGAGAAAACTCACCGCAGCCTCAACTTTTTTGGGATTAGCAACTGCATCAGATTCCAGAAAAACATTTACAGACTCGTTATCTTCTTCGTAACCGACATAATTAACTTTCAACAATTGATTATTGGTTTTTAGTTTTAAATATTCTGCACAATAGTTTTTCAAAGCCATATTGAGTTGTGCTTTATAATTGGTATCATTAAAATGAAAAGGTTTTTTATATTTTTCGCTTAAGCTGTTTTCCAGATCATCAAGAAAAAAACGTCCTGTAATTTCAAATGTTTTTGATTTCGAATTGTAGTTGATTTCCACAGAACCTACGTGATAAGGATGTTTATCTCTGGTGAAGGATGAGAAAATCAGAGAAAATATGAAGACAAAAAATATTTTTTTCATTTTAAAAGCTCGTTTATTTTTTGTGGATCTTGTCGCATATCGAAGAAAAGGAGTATGATAATTTTATCTTTATTTTCCTTTTTGAAAAACATTCTTACATGATTTTTTCCGATAAGTGCTGAACGAATATCTTTAGAATATTTTTGATACATTTTAAATTTACCTTGTAACAAATCATCCGAAACTTTTCTTATATCTTGAAGAAAGCTCACCATTTCCTTACCTGTCCAGATTTTTTCAAGAAATGCAATCTGATTACCTAAAGTTTTTTTAGCTATTTCTGAGAATTCAAT
It contains:
- a CDS encoding YceI family protein, which encodes MKKLILSFVFAFVSMISFAQSTWTVDPMHSSVNFNIKHMGISFVQGRFDKFDGKVSTPGATLDNAKFNFSVQTESINTGVEPRDKHLKSADFFDAEKFPTMKFESTSLVIGKNNAYILKGKLTVKDVTKEVSIPVTFGGVTKNQQGKDVAGLQAKFTVNRLDYNIKYDPTGAGVAKDVEIVLFFELVK
- a CDS encoding DUF6702 family protein; translated protein: MKKIFFVFIFSLIFSSFTRDKHPYHVGSVEINYNSKSKTFEITGRFFLDDLENSLSEKYKKPFHFNDTNYKAQLNMALKNYCAEYLKLKTNNQLLKVNYVGYEEDNESVNVFLESDAVANPKKVEAAVSFLYNLFDDQINIVHIIVDGNRKTEKLFYPNRYLFQQF
- the radA gene encoding DNA repair protein RadA — protein: MAKLRTAYFCQNCGSQYSQWMGQCKNCGEWNTLVEEIVEKTPKKSLSPSKTKQSVINIIEVEAIEEPRIKTPSDELNRVLGGGIVLGSVTLIGGEPGIGKSTLLLQLALKMKKKVFYVSGEESASQIKMRADRLADVKNPNCFLYTETSLEKILHEAKKLEPDFVIIDSIQTLQSQLIESSPGTVSQIRECSNEIIKYAKEYNVPVFLVGHITKDGQIAGPKVLEHMVDVVLNFDGDRNHLFRLLRANKNRFGSTAEIGIYEMVSQGLKEIKNPSEILITKKFEELSGNSVAVTLEGNRPMLLEIQALVSTAVYGTPQRSSTGFDSKRLNMLLAVLEKRAGFQLGAKDVFLNITGGIKTDDPALDLAVVASILSSNEDIAISEHYCFAGEIGLSGEIRPIAQAEQRITEAEKLGYEKIFISNLNKLPKKKFGIKIEEVSKVEDFHERLF
- a CDS encoding zinc-dependent metalloprotease produces the protein MKTQLTCLFLFFVTFLMAQTKIFQNPINNNSLSTIQKISSSLASNYILTKYYSQSSFDLKSDIEVVLPDNRVIKAKFSKEFSYSNKSESSTYIIEHEPKSELVFSKFDNIITGMYASGEGEKIIFHQTDNGVFAVSVVNEAHLINQDSKNDFILNESSISQKVNANICLDNTPVCAATTIDVLVVYTSAARLSWGGIAQSNSMIATAITNFNTALLNSGVSNVTINLVYAGEILYTETGNINTDLASFRNSNDGIMDDVHTLRSTYGADLCALVTSTPTNTCGLGYLNSNPTNYSANSAFTVSIYSCVVSNYTLAHEMGHNMGLNHDWFVSQSTAPCSNHHGYSNQTAVTLGTSSTNSQRWRTIMAYNDECAAAGIGCSRINRWANPNVNYNSEPTGIAIGNPNPSNEAFGFSRFACVVSQFTPSSLLSTTESFYKEVNDFTIFPNPAKDEINIWIKNDEKYTFKVINPLGQIVLTSDKKTINLRGLSSGQYFLNIYSDKNSLIGSKKFIIK
- the yidC gene encoding membrane protein insertase YidC, producing the protein MQQNNGLDKSQIISFAVLCLVLFGFMFYFQNKQQEEDAVKAQQQKTEQAKNPVKPTPAANINPNVTPNSIQTANLANKQLKLEFSSLGGQVSKVELVEYKAYDRKTDTADLPLNLITKNNSNYGFQFKDKTGKTINTKDLVFSPVVAGNVVTMTANYNGAVIQFVYTLLDKYRLDYKVRTQGLAKVTSDNKADFIWDYQVRNLEKGRAQEQSHSEFSYAFNNYEDYEYDGRTTMEEEKETLNWIGVKQQFFASVIESKNGFTQSKGNQEAFEEGEYLKKLNYEGFVQMTGNELNQDFTWYFMPLDLPLLKSYDKNFDEILPLGWSFIGGMNRYFFMPMYNLIASWGITAGWVIFLMTIIVKLILSPIMYKQHKLSAMMKVIRPEIDEATAKFKDADPMKKQQATMEIYRKAGVNQMAGCLPALVQIPIFYALFRFFPNFIDLRGQGFWFAKDLTAYDDLIKLPFKIPFLGDHLSVFAIACTIVILIYTVMTSGNVQQPQQEGMPNMKVLMYIFPITFLFFLNTSASGLSWYYFVSNAINILIILVIKYVILDEKKIHAQIQANKEKPKAEGKFQKRMREMMEKAQEQQKTQEQTRGKKK
- a CDS encoding acyl carrier protein phosphodiesterase, giving the protein MNFLAHSFLTFNDGQIVGQFLEDFIRNKDRYSFPKDIQDGITLHRAVDTFTDSHPAIHEAKKVFSPLVRLYAGAFVDVSLDYFVANDLQLNSLKEWKEHSLKVYRVLHENYQYLPANFRNMLTRMEQDNWLYNYRHDQNIKFSMTNVLNKAKYLEKDIPVFEAFLDNKDILQKCYDDFFPDLLAHAKAENALLQLQK
- a CDS encoding CTP synthase; its protein translation is MSKKNTKYIFVTGGVTSSLGKGIVSASLGLLLKSRGFNVTIQKLDPYINIDPGTLNPYEHGECYVTEDGAETDLDLGHYERYLDSPTSQNNNVTTGKIYQTVIEKERKGDFLGKTVQVIPHITNEIKRRIKILSKQNYDIIITEIGGTVGDIESLPYIETVRQLKWELGEKNSMVIHLTLLPYLASSGELKTKPSQHSVRQLMESGIMADVLVCRTEHKIPKDQRAKLAQFCNVSLDNVIECKDLETIYEVPMYLQKQNFDDVVLKELDLKSDKEADLKDWKTFLKKFQNPKRTVEIALVGKYISLQDSYISIAEAFKHAGADIETEVKIRWVYSGDLTKENIEESLAGVCGILVAPGFGDRGIEGKILTAQYARENKVPMLGICLGMQIMTIEFARNVLGYTKSNSMEFDTSTEHPVISLMEEQKNVVDKGGTMRLGAWKCAVKNGSKLYEIYGSKNISERHRHRYEFNSEYIQEFEKNGFLATGTNPETGLVEALEMPDHPFYVGVQYHPEYKSTVATPHPLFRAFIKACEKQIK
- a CDS encoding ribonuclease HII; protein product: MELLKKWSNFYIEAGCDEVGRGCLSGPVVAAAVILDESFEQRLVNDSKKLNFKTRTALDLYIKENVKSYAIAELPSEFIDEHNILNASIHAMHQALDNLTVRPELILVDGNRFHPYNFIPHQCIIKGDSKILSIAAASILAKNYRDQLMIQLHEEHPEYGWNTNYGYATKKHQEALIKHGSTKYHRQSFRLKYD